In Chryseobacterium turcicum, a single window of DNA contains:
- the dnaG gene encoding DNA primase encodes MISKETIDKIFSTIRVEEIVGEYVQLKRAGSNFKGLSPFHEEKSPSFVVSPSKQIWKDFSTGKGGTAISFLMEIENFTYPEALRHAAKKYGIEIAEDQREFSEEAKNAQSERDILYKIHEVANDYFQNILWENDEGRAIGLSYFRERELKDDIIKKFQLGFSPEKKNSFTEFALEKGYSKEILEKSGLSIFPENAPNGIDRFRERVMFPIHSFSGRVLGFGARILRNNIKTAKYLNSPETEIYHKSNVLYGLNQSKQAISRKNICLLVEGYMDVISLHMSGIENVVASSGTSLTTEQIKLIKRLTENVTILFDGDNAGIKASFRSIDMLLTEGMNIRVLLFPDGDDPDSFARKHPQEYVEKFIENQALDFIDFKAEILLKEVGNDPIKKAEAIRDIVKSVGFVQNALKREVYLKEVSNKFGLSEQSLFNELDVQRQVTQNQNQHVQQQKDNAAPVKMEIVPFDEEKGDPFLYDVLFMENKLVDHMLMFGDVVLKRKDDNNTDYQITVIEEILHHFEEEQYQFLVKGNEIIINQVKDGIQNDELRSGSFFVSFMDEKITTKVVDALLPLDDLENWSSRNIHPPNYGDKVADQIKGDVLLHKYRYIDYLIKETIAELEKYSNSDEVKYFELIKKITMLKQASIRLSEIIEYSPIKGIYVDRKR; translated from the coding sequence ATGATTTCCAAAGAGACGATAGATAAAATATTTTCCACAATCCGAGTAGAGGAGATTGTTGGCGAATATGTACAGCTGAAAAGAGCGGGATCAAATTTTAAGGGTTTAAGCCCGTTTCATGAAGAAAAATCGCCAAGTTTTGTTGTTTCTCCAAGCAAACAGATTTGGAAAGATTTCTCAACCGGAAAAGGAGGGACGGCGATTTCTTTTTTAATGGAAATCGAAAACTTTACCTATCCTGAAGCACTTCGTCACGCTGCAAAAAAATACGGAATTGAGATTGCAGAAGATCAGCGCGAGTTTTCTGAAGAAGCAAAAAATGCTCAGTCTGAAAGAGATATTCTTTATAAAATACATGAAGTTGCCAATGATTATTTTCAAAATATTCTTTGGGAAAATGACGAAGGAAGAGCGATTGGTCTTTCGTATTTCAGAGAGCGTGAACTGAAAGATGATATTATTAAAAAATTTCAACTCGGTTTTTCGCCCGAAAAGAAAAATTCTTTCACTGAATTTGCTCTTGAAAAAGGCTATTCTAAAGAGATTTTAGAAAAATCAGGACTTTCTATTTTCCCTGAAAATGCTCCGAACGGAATTGACCGTTTTCGTGAAAGGGTAATGTTCCCAATTCATAGTTTTTCGGGCAGAGTTTTAGGTTTTGGAGCCAGAATTCTTAGAAATAATATTAAAACGGCTAAATATCTCAATTCTCCGGAAACAGAAATTTATCATAAATCGAATGTTTTGTATGGTTTAAACCAAAGCAAACAGGCGATTTCGAGAAAAAACATCTGTCTTTTGGTGGAAGGGTATATGGATGTGATTTCACTTCATATGTCCGGAATTGAAAATGTGGTAGCGAGTTCCGGAACTTCTTTAACGACCGAGCAAATTAAACTCATTAAAAGGCTCACAGAAAATGTGACAATTCTTTTTGATGGTGATAATGCGGGAATTAAGGCGAGTTTCAGAAGTATTGATATGCTTTTGACAGAAGGAATGAACATCAGAGTTCTTCTTTTTCCCGATGGTGATGACCCTGATTCTTTTGCGAGAAAACATCCTCAGGAATATGTCGAAAAGTTCATCGAAAATCAGGCGCTGGATTTTATCGATTTTAAAGCTGAAATTCTTTTAAAGGAAGTAGGAAATGATCCGATAAAAAAAGCTGAAGCCATACGAGATATTGTAAAATCTGTTGGTTTCGTACAAAATGCTTTAAAAAGAGAAGTCTATTTAAAGGAAGTATCTAATAAATTTGGACTTTCTGAGCAAAGTTTATTTAATGAACTCGATGTTCAGAGACAAGTTACCCAAAACCAAAATCAGCACGTACAACAGCAAAAGGACAATGCAGCTCCTGTAAAAATGGAGATTGTACCTTTTGATGAAGAAAAAGGCGACCCGTTTTTGTATGATGTTTTATTCATGGAGAATAAATTAGTCGATCATATGCTTATGTTTGGAGATGTTGTTTTAAAGCGAAAAGATGACAACAATACTGATTATCAAATTACGGTCATCGAAGAAATTCTGCATCATTTTGAGGAAGAGCAATATCAGTTTCTGGTAAAAGGAAACGAAATTATCATCAATCAGGTAAAAGATGGTATTCAAAACGATGAGCTTAGAAGCGGAAGTTTTTTTGTCAGTTTTATGGACGAAAAGATTACCACAAAAGTGGTTGATGCATTGCTTCCCTTAGATGATTTAGAAAATTGGAGTTCTAGAAATATTCATCCACCAAATTATGGTGATAAAGTTGCCGATCAAATAAAAGGTGATGTTTTGCTTCATAAGTATCGCTACATTGATTATTTAATTAAAGAAACTATTGCTGAGCTCGAAAAATACAGCAATAGTGATGAGGTGAAATATTTTGAACTCATCAAGAAAATCACCATGCTGAAGCAGGCTTCTATAAGACTGAGCGAAATTATAGAATATTCGCCTATCAAGGGAATTTATGTGGATAGAAAGAGATAG
- a CDS encoding transglycosylase domain-containing protein: MKILKRILLSIFSIGSIFLLYIEFGGNFVLDKNAKKIITFDIRTSRKLPSNITLFYNTIYKNSLSKNSWDFFLTSDSSQKDCPCYLMTHRIMPQLNIKNRSAFDYILVTRYIEHNFSQTECLNYNLSKFDFLENRKGIENVSKALFNKSVENLDPIEIAEIFALFEQPLKNNRNRNPENTKKRTEHFYHLYLNNKQF; the protein is encoded by the coding sequence ATGAAGATTTTAAAAAGAATTTTATTGTCGATATTTTCAATAGGTAGTATTTTTTTACTCTATATAGAATTTGGTGGAAACTTTGTGTTGGATAAAAATGCCAAGAAAATTATTACATTTGATATAAGAACTAGTAGAAAATTGCCATCAAACATTACTTTATTTTATAATACGATTTACAAAAACTCTTTATCGAAAAATTCATGGGATTTCTTTCTAACTTCAGATTCCTCTCAAAAAGATTGTCCATGTTATCTAATGACACATAGAATAATGCCCCAGTTAAACATTAAAAACAGATCTGCTTTTGATTATATTCTTGTAACCCGATATATTGAGCATAATTTTAGCCAAACGGAATGTTTAAATTATAATTTGAGCAAGTTTGATTTCTTAGAAAACAGAAAAGGAATTGAGAATGTTTCAAAAGCATTATTCAATAAGTCAGTTGAAAACCTAGATCCAATAGAAATAGCAGAAATATTTGCATTATTCGAGCAACCTCTAAAAAATAACAGAAATAGAAACCCTGAAAATACTAAAAAAAGAACTGAACACTTCTATCATCTATATTTAAACAATAAACAATTCTAA